In Sandaracinaceae bacterium, the following proteins share a genomic window:
- a CDS encoding glycosyltransferase yields MSRVASPGLRVLLLTTSYPAAPDDTAGIFVQGFAETLVALGHHVDVVAPALAPSPAQPLSHSANVPHGGPSNAHEPPRVTRLTYARPASLQRTFHRAGAPENLRADRLAWLGALTYPLALGRYLLQHANAFDVLVSHWAVPSAYVATLLPERSRPRHVVVTHGADIHLLEHVPGGARLARRIAHHCSAITFVSATHRARFEALVGHSLPHASVLAMGVDLAPSALDRQQARATLGLEGPVLFTLGRLVPIKGLDVLVEAVRGVPDVTLVVAGAGPSREELERLAEQHGVRVRFVGVVLGREKAMWLRAADAFVLPSRRLASGREEGTPTAMLEAMLAGLPVIASDTGGVAEALCDGERGVLVPPDDPAALRAAVVALLADPAAARARARSAKQAAEAQTWSALGPRLDALVRG; encoded by the coding sequence GTGAGCCGCGTCGCCTCGCCGGGCCTGCGGGTGCTGCTGCTGACCACCAGCTACCCCGCTGCGCCGGACGATACTGCGGGCATCTTCGTGCAGGGCTTCGCCGAGACGCTCGTCGCGCTGGGGCACCACGTGGACGTGGTGGCCCCGGCGCTCGCGCCCTCCCCGGCGCAGCCCCTGTCGCACTCCGCGAACGTCCCACATGGCGGGCCAAGCAACGCGCACGAGCCGCCGCGAGTCACGCGCCTCACCTACGCGCGGCCAGCGTCGCTCCAGCGCACGTTCCACCGGGCAGGCGCCCCCGAGAACCTGCGCGCCGACCGGCTGGCGTGGCTGGGCGCGCTGACCTACCCGCTGGCGCTGGGACGCTACCTGCTGCAGCACGCCAACGCCTTCGACGTGCTGGTGTCGCACTGGGCCGTGCCGAGCGCGTACGTGGCCACGCTGCTGCCCGAGCGTTCGCGTCCGCGCCACGTGGTGGTGACGCACGGAGCCGACATCCACCTGCTCGAGCACGTGCCCGGCGGGGCTCGGCTGGCGCGGCGCATTGCCCACCACTGCAGCGCCATCACGTTCGTGTCGGCCACGCATCGTGCTCGCTTCGAGGCGCTCGTGGGCCACTCCCTCCCGCACGCGTCGGTGCTGGCCATGGGCGTGGACCTGGCCCCCTCTGCGCTCGACCGGCAGCAAGCGCGCGCGACGCTCGGGCTAGAGGGACCCGTGCTGTTCACGCTCGGGCGGCTGGTGCCCATCAAGGGCCTCGACGTGCTGGTCGAAGCGGTGCGAGGCGTGCCCGACGTGACGTTGGTGGTCGCCGGCGCGGGCCCCTCACGCGAAGAGCTCGAGCGCCTCGCGGAGCAGCACGGTGTGCGCGTGCGCTTCGTGGGCGTGGTGCTGGGCCGCGAGAAGGCCATGTGGTTGCGGGCCGCCGACGCGTTCGTGCTGCCCTCACGGCGGCTGGCTTCGGGGCGCGAAGAAGGCACGCCCACCGCCATGCTCGAGGCCATGCTGGCGGGCCTGCCGGTGATCGCGTCCGACACGGGCGGCGTCGCCGAGGCTCTGTGTGACGGCGAGCGGGGTGTGCTGGTGCCGCCCGATGACCCGGCCGCGCTGCGAGCTGCCGTGGTCGCACTCTTGGCCGACCCTGCGGCGGCTCGCGCCCGCGCACGGAGCGCAAAGCAAGCGGCCGAGGCACAGACATGGTCTGCCCTCGGCCCGCGCCTCGACGCTCTGGTTCGGGGTTAG
- a CDS encoding outer membrane lipoprotein carrier protein LolA, with the protein MSMLASAAFVAGAHAQNPAPNMRPATPPPAGTPAPAAAPARMTAAQVAGLVQSFYDQTTSFQANFEQEQFTKVYDRRVRSNGRVVFKKPGRMRFDYAAPNGQVFVSDGSRLVVYQPPESGETEGQLIERAMDSDQLPQAFSFLTGTGRLDRDFNFRLLNARQHQFPDGYVLALRPRRPNANYEQLLFFVRVVGEGEQRAGVVQRVLIRDAQGNTNRFTFADMQFNRDVPDERFTFRAPPNTRTVQN; encoded by the coding sequence ATGTCCATGCTCGCCAGCGCGGCGTTCGTGGCAGGCGCCCACGCGCAGAACCCGGCGCCCAACATGCGGCCCGCGACGCCGCCTCCTGCCGGGACCCCCGCGCCCGCAGCGGCCCCCGCGCGCATGACCGCCGCGCAGGTCGCAGGCTTGGTGCAGTCGTTCTACGACCAGACCACCAGCTTCCAGGCCAACTTCGAGCAGGAGCAGTTCACCAAGGTGTACGACCGGCGCGTGCGCTCCAACGGCCGCGTGGTCTTCAAGAAGCCGGGGCGCATGCGCTTCGACTACGCCGCGCCCAACGGGCAGGTGTTCGTGAGCGATGGTTCGCGCCTGGTGGTCTATCAGCCGCCCGAGTCGGGTGAGACCGAGGGTCAGCTCATCGAGCGCGCCATGGACAGCGACCAGCTGCCGCAGGCCTTCTCGTTTCTGACGGGCACCGGCCGCCTCGACCGCGACTTCAACTTCCGCCTGCTGAACGCGCGGCAGCACCAGTTCCCCGACGGCTACGTGCTGGCGCTGCGCCCGCGCCGCCCCAACGCGAACTACGAGCAGCTGCTGTTCTTCGTGCGCGTGGTGGGCGAGGGCGAGCAGCGCGCCGGCGTGGTGCAGCGCGTCTTGATTCGCGACGCGCAGGGCAACACCAACCGCTTCACCTTCGCGGACATGCAGTTCAACCGCGACGTGCCGGACGAGCGCTTCACGTTCCGCGCGCCGCCCAACACGCGCACCGTTCAGAACTGA
- a CDS encoding DUF3494 domain-containing protein produces the protein MTAFKSSAARHSAFLFLFSMLAAACSDSGGADRDNGVLPDEGSETTPTVTDYTPSSGATDVSRNTSITVTFSEPMNPATVGATTFTVSSGTPSVLTAGTILYSGTTATFWPAEFLAVDTTYTVLVTTAATSAAGVALAANNTWTFTTGDSTSAGSAVPLRSAGEFVILSQAGISSVPDSEITGDIAVSPGLAVSITDFALSADATNTFSMSDQVVGRVYASDYAVPTPALLTVAVSDMTLAYQDAAARPANSTNLGDGNIGGMSVARGVYRFDTGLIINSDVTLIGSATDVWVFQVAGNLTIGSGANVVLSGGALPENVFWQVAGLVELDTTAHCEGTILSASSIALRTGASIDGRLMAGTAVTLDQAVVTEPN, from the coding sequence ATGACTGCTTTCAAGAGCTCCGCGGCGCGTCACAGCGCCTTCTTGTTCCTCTTCTCCATGCTGGCCGCAGCGTGCTCCGACTCGGGCGGCGCCGACCGCGACAACGGCGTGCTGCCGGACGAAGGGAGCGAGACCACGCCCACGGTGACCGACTACACGCCCAGCAGCGGCGCGACCGACGTGTCGCGCAACACCAGCATCACGGTGACCTTCAGCGAGCCGATGAACCCCGCGACGGTCGGCGCGACCACCTTCACCGTCAGCTCGGGGACCCCCTCCGTGCTGACGGCGGGCACCATCCTGTACTCGGGCACGACGGCGACCTTCTGGCCGGCCGAGTTCCTCGCGGTCGACACCACCTACACGGTGCTCGTCACCACGGCCGCGACCAGCGCTGCTGGCGTGGCGCTGGCGGCCAACAACACCTGGACGTTCACCACGGGCGACAGCACCTCGGCCGGCTCGGCCGTGCCGCTCCGCTCGGCGGGTGAGTTCGTGATCCTCTCGCAGGCCGGCATCTCCTCGGTGCCCGACTCCGAGATCACGGGCGACATCGCGGTCAGCCCGGGCTTGGCCGTCTCCATCACGGACTTCGCGCTCTCGGCGGACGCCACCAACACCTTCTCCATGTCCGACCAGGTCGTGGGGCGCGTCTACGCCAGCGACTACGCGGTGCCGACGCCGGCGCTGCTGACCGTCGCGGTGAGTGACATGACGCTCGCCTACCAAGACGCCGCCGCGCGTCCGGCCAACAGCACCAACCTGGGTGACGGCAACATCGGCGGCATGTCCGTCGCGCGCGGCGTCTATCGCTTCGACACCGGCCTGATCATCAACTCGGACGTGACGCTGATCGGCAGCGCCACGGACGTGTGGGTCTTCCAGGTCGCGGGCAACCTGACCATCGGCAGCGGGGCCAACGTGGTGCTCAGCGGCGGCGCGCTCCCGGAGAACGTGTTCTGGCAGGTGGCGGGCCTCGTGGAGCTCGACACCACGGCGCACTGCGAGGGGACCATCCTCTCGGCCTCCTCCATCGCGCTGCGCACCGGGGCGTCCATCGACGGGCGTCTCATGGCGGGCACCGCGGTGACGCTCGACCAGGCCGTGGTCACCGAGCCCAACTGA
- a CDS encoding YdcH family protein, with the protein MSKSSLTSEKLEFQLERLTTKHQKLDARVSELDGRLSLSADEETELQQLKKEKLALKDELAELSSR; encoded by the coding sequence ATGTCAAAGTCCTCGCTCACGTCCGAAAAGCTCGAATTCCAACTCGAGCGCCTCACGACCAAGCACCAGAAGCTCGACGCGCGCGTCAGCGAGCTCGACGGGCGCTTGTCTCTCAGCGCGGACGAAGAGACGGAACTGCAGCAGCTCAAGAAGGAGAAGCTGGCCCTGAAGGACGAGCTGGCCGAGCTGTCCAGCCGCTGA
- a CDS encoding anthranilate synthase component I family protein, which translates to MWVERYDRGQLELGALAQRLGVHGGLAWLDGEGLLKAGWSFLGCAPVDVVRATFADQEPLARLTPLDADPRVEHAYVGPAAGDALPPLARVPRHIGYLAYDAAFALEPHLAARHQRDPASTTLHFARYDALLAVDHERDAGFLLADNQAAARGLRERLDTPLASTASVSVSEAWAPPPERHAGAIRAALEHIAAGDFYQVNLARRWTAKYSGDPLLLFLAMRRASPVPLGAYLDAGDHAVLARTMETFLRWERDTRELSTRPIKGTIPRRDDMDEDERVAGLLRADAKEHAEHAMIVDLMRNDLARVAETGSVRVTAPFSVEPYARLSHLVTTIAATTRPEVGLVDILRATFPPGSVTGAPKLAAMRAIEALEPEPRGVYCGAIGHLDQRGGLSLAVAIRTALAHADVVHYYAGGGLVAASDPEREVAETELKARVFLDALDELRRR; encoded by the coding sequence ATGTGGGTCGAGCGCTACGATCGCGGCCAGCTTGAACTCGGCGCGCTGGCGCAGCGCCTGGGCGTGCACGGCGGCCTCGCGTGGCTGGACGGCGAGGGGCTCTTGAAGGCGGGCTGGTCGTTCCTGGGCTGCGCGCCGGTCGACGTGGTGCGCGCCACCTTCGCTGACCAGGAGCCGCTCGCGCGCCTCACACCGCTCGATGCGGACCCTCGCGTCGAGCATGCGTACGTGGGCCCCGCCGCGGGAGACGCGCTCCCCCCGCTCGCGCGCGTGCCGCGTCACATCGGCTACCTGGCGTACGATGCGGCCTTCGCGCTCGAGCCGCACCTCGCTGCCCGTCACCAGCGCGACCCGGCCAGCACCACGCTGCACTTCGCGCGCTACGACGCGCTGCTGGCCGTGGACCACGAGCGCGACGCGGGCTTCCTGCTCGCGGACAATCAGGCTGCCGCGCGCGGCCTGCGGGAGCGCCTCGACACCCCACTGGCCAGCACCGCCAGTGTCAGCGTCAGCGAGGCGTGGGCACCTCCGCCCGAGCGCCATGCCGGCGCCATCCGCGCGGCGCTCGAGCACATCGCGGCCGGCGACTTCTACCAGGTGAACCTCGCGCGCCGCTGGACCGCCAAGTACAGCGGCGACCCGCTCTTGCTCTTCCTGGCCATGCGCCGCGCCAGTCCCGTGCCGCTCGGGGCCTACCTGGACGCGGGCGACCACGCCGTGCTGGCCCGCACCATGGAGACCTTCCTGCGCTGGGAGCGCGACACGCGCGAGCTCAGCACGCGCCCCATCAAGGGCACCATCCCGCGCCGGGACGACATGGACGAAGACGAGCGTGTCGCGGGCCTGCTGCGCGCCGACGCGAAAGAGCACGCCGAGCACGCCATGATCGTGGACCTGATGCGCAACGACCTCGCGCGCGTGGCCGAGACCGGCAGCGTGCGCGTCACGGCGCCCTTCTCGGTGGAGCCCTACGCGCGCCTGTCGCACCTGGTCACCACCATCGCGGCCACCACCCGCCCGGAGGTGGGCCTGGTGGACATCCTGCGCGCCACCTTCCCCCCGGGGAGCGTGACCGGCGCGCCGAAGCTCGCCGCCATGCGCGCCATCGAGGCGCTCGAGCCCGAGCCGCGTGGGGTGTACTGCGGCGCCATCGGGCACCTCGATCAGCGCGGCGGGCTGTCGCTGGCGGTGGCCATCCGCACGGCGCTCGCGCACGCCGACGTGGTGCACTACTACGCGGGCGGCGGCCTGGTGGCCGCGAGTGACCCCGAGCGCGAGGTGGCCGAGACCGAGCTCAAGGCGCGTGTGTTCCTGGACGCGCTCGACGAGCTGCGGCGCCGGTAA
- a CDS encoding HEAT repeat domain-containing protein, producing the protein MRRGALTIALVLGLAACASGPRSAVRAEVQQRRVPEALAAYERVRSSDGPDVGLLRHVAALTLELAAESEDGAVRDAALSQLRRAGEHGRSALGRLAQHPQPAVRAAALLLQSDAGDALARAELRAFLDAEDHEARAAAQGALDPGAADDAAVLRAALTDPSARVRRAAAMRLRQSAPDAEVRVALEQVARVDPALTVRVAALQALGHQGPEAFAELRERLSDPDGSVRMAALMALSHADPVQASGVLAGFLATPPSTSSVEAARLLAQREEEPEAPRAADYLVSALAHSDENIRAQAAVALSSLTLVFAPDPSTGAPRYEAELLARLEAEPVRRARLILAQTLLRGVSSQAAGQAALREMLAGDDVPAVMAAVSLSREGDAAALALLDAALVDTRVTHRRIAAAALTRDAGDPDRARAALLDEDALVRVAVAGGILAAP; encoded by the coding sequence GTGAGGCGGGGAGCGCTGACCATCGCGCTGGTGCTCGGCCTTGCGGCGTGCGCCAGCGGTCCACGCTCGGCGGTACGCGCCGAGGTGCAGCAGCGGCGTGTGCCGGAGGCGCTGGCGGCGTACGAGCGCGTGCGCAGCAGCGACGGTCCGGACGTGGGGCTGCTGCGTCACGTGGCGGCGCTCACGCTCGAGCTCGCGGCCGAGTCGGAGGACGGCGCTGTGCGTGACGCCGCGCTCTCGCAGCTGCGCCGCGCGGGGGAGCACGGCCGCAGCGCGCTGGGGCGGCTGGCCCAGCACCCGCAGCCGGCGGTGCGTGCGGCCGCGTTGCTGCTGCAGTCCGACGCGGGCGATGCCCTGGCGCGCGCGGAGCTGCGGGCGTTCCTGGACGCCGAGGACCACGAGGCGCGCGCCGCGGCCCAGGGCGCGCTCGACCCTGGCGCTGCGGATGACGCTGCGGTGCTGCGCGCGGCGCTCACAGACCCGAGCGCGCGGGTGCGCCGTGCGGCCGCCATGCGGCTCCGGCAGTCGGCACCGGATGCGGAGGTGCGCGTGGCCCTCGAGCAGGTGGCGCGCGTGGACCCCGCGCTCACCGTGCGCGTGGCGGCGCTCCAGGCCCTCGGTCACCAGGGGCCGGAGGCCTTCGCCGAGCTGCGCGAGCGTCTGAGCGACCCCGACGGGAGCGTGCGCATGGCTGCATTGATGGCGCTCTCCCACGCCGACCCCGTGCAGGCGTCCGGCGTGCTCGCGGGCTTTCTCGCCACGCCTCCCAGCACCAGCAGCGTGGAGGCGGCGCGTTTGCTCGCGCAGCGCGAAGAAGAGCCCGAGGCGCCGCGCGCGGCCGACTACCTGGTGAGCGCGCTCGCCCACAGCGACGAGAACATCCGCGCCCAGGCGGCGGTGGCGCTCTCGTCGCTCACGCTCGTGTTCGCGCCCGATCCATCCACTGGCGCGCCGCGCTACGAGGCGGAGTTGCTGGCCCGCCTCGAGGCCGAGCCGGTGCGCCGCGCGCGGCTGATCCTCGCGCAGACCCTGCTGCGTGGGGTGTCCTCGCAGGCGGCCGGGCAGGCGGCGCTGCGCGAGATGCTGGCCGGCGACGACGTGCCCGCCGTGATGGCGGCGGTGTCACTGTCGCGCGAGGGAGATGCTGCCGCGCTGGCGTTGCTGGACGCTGCGCTGGTGGACACGCGGGTCACGCACCGGCGCATCGCCGCGGCCGCACTCACGCGCGACGCCGGCGACCCAGACCGCGCGCGCGCCGCGCTGCTGGACGAAGACGCGCTGGTGCGCGTGGCGGTAGCGGGCGGGATCCTCGCCGCACCGTAG
- a CDS encoding alpha/beta hydrolase family protein, with amino-acid sequence MRRVADSKRQQAVGALAGVVDRFFNDNVLRAKRAPRGSADQYVESLSAFVSRWNEPRWFTDPDAFFGVPSVPEVRRSRVTLGRSSVSGRLVEDLRFPSPHRPHFGEVGEAFAAFTPNRTVHARRILAGRRPARTAIVLVHGYLGGTLGAEEWVWPIDGFLRRGVDVVLAVLPFHGPRNDRGLGRPPRWPGADLTFALEGFRQTVADLRALVLWLSLAEGYAHVGMMGMSLGGFSTALLATVEPRLAFAVPFIPLASVADWTRDAGQLPGDEAQRTEIHHLLEEAHALISPLRRPLLVSRERCFVAVGERDAITPMSHGVRIASHFDVPLEVFEGGHILQTGRARAFRRLLKLVRELPAGPEGAGATP; translated from the coding sequence ATGCGTCGCGTCGCGGACAGCAAGAGACAGCAGGCCGTGGGCGCGCTCGCTGGGGTGGTGGACCGCTTCTTCAACGACAACGTCCTGCGGGCCAAGCGCGCGCCGCGTGGCTCCGCCGACCAGTACGTAGAGTCGCTCAGCGCATTCGTTTCGCGCTGGAACGAGCCGCGCTGGTTCACGGATCCAGACGCGTTCTTCGGTGTGCCCTCGGTGCCCGAGGTGCGAAGATCGCGCGTGACGCTGGGCCGCTCGAGCGTGTCCGGCCGCCTGGTGGAGGACCTGCGCTTCCCGAGCCCGCACCGGCCGCACTTCGGCGAGGTGGGCGAGGCCTTCGCGGCGTTCACGCCGAACCGCACCGTGCACGCCCGGCGCATCCTCGCGGGGCGGCGCCCGGCGCGCACGGCCATCGTGCTGGTGCACGGGTACCTGGGCGGCACGCTCGGCGCCGAAGAGTGGGTCTGGCCGATTGACGGCTTCCTGCGGCGCGGGGTGGACGTGGTGTTGGCGGTGCTGCCATTCCACGGGCCGCGCAACGACCGCGGCCTCGGGCGCCCGCCGCGCTGGCCGGGGGCAGACCTCACCTTCGCGCTCGAAGGCTTTCGCCAGACCGTGGCCGACCTGCGTGCGCTCGTTCTGTGGCTGAGCCTGGCCGAGGGCTACGCGCACGTGGGCATGATGGGCATGAGCCTGGGCGGGTTCTCTACCGCGCTGCTCGCCACGGTGGAGCCGCGGCTGGCGTTCGCGGTGCCCTTCATCCCGCTCGCGTCGGTGGCGGACTGGACGCGTGACGCCGGGCAGCTGCCGGGCGACGAGGCGCAGCGCACGGAGATCCACCACCTGCTCGAGGAGGCGCACGCGTTGATCAGTCCATTGCGGCGGCCGCTGCTGGTCTCGCGCGAGCGTTGCTTCGTGGCCGTGGGCGAGCGTGACGCCATCACGCCCATGAGCCACGGCGTGCGCATCGCGTCGCACTTCGACGTGCCGCTCGAGGTGTTCGAGGGCGGGCACATCCTGCAGACCGGGCGCGCTCGCGCGTTCCGGCGCCTGCTCAAGCTGGTTCGCGAGCTCCCCGCGGGACCGGAAGGCGCGGGAGCCACGCCGTGA
- a CDS encoding DUF2330 domain-containing protein, with amino-acid sequence MALAAPPPARAFCGFYVAGADTSLYNDATMVVLMRDGQRTVLSMQNSYSGPMEDFAMVVPVPEVLHEEDVRTLPPEIFRKVDQLSAPRLVEYWEEDPCHPQYTYEMSAVPTSAAADGMVEEESGYQVRVEARFSVAEYDVVILSAGDSNGLERWLQDEGYNIPSGAARVLRPYVENGTKFFVAKIDAQRVQFDANGRAILSPLRFHFDDPQFQLPVRLGLLNSQGEQDLIVHTLGNGTRYEVANYPNATIPTNLIVDQQVREHFGAFYETLLEQTLAQHPGAVLTEYAWSASSCDPCPGPTLDGGDIMTLGGDVIPSGGNGDWVLTRLHFRYDEQILGEDLVFRPAPGIRGGNGLPDANGRLAETGAIESGSWNSFQGRYVQLHPWEGDMDCQSPVRGQWGYNSGPISAPSRLSDPTLSAASLPSGVGVGSGGGSSPQGSRGCGRCSLGARESGALPALLTLGLLAVIQGRRRRR; translated from the coding sequence ATGGCCCTCGCCGCGCCCCCACCGGCCCGCGCCTTCTGTGGCTTCTACGTGGCCGGCGCGGACACCAGCCTCTACAACGACGCCACCATGGTGGTGCTGATGCGCGACGGACAGCGCACCGTGCTGTCCATGCAGAACAGCTACTCGGGCCCCATGGAGGACTTCGCCATGGTGGTCCCCGTGCCGGAGGTGCTGCACGAGGAAGACGTGCGCACGCTGCCGCCCGAGATCTTCCGCAAAGTGGACCAGCTCAGCGCCCCGCGCCTGGTGGAGTACTGGGAGGAGGACCCTTGCCACCCGCAGTACACCTACGAGATGAGCGCGGTGCCCACGTCGGCCGCGGCTGACGGCATGGTGGAGGAGGAGTCCGGATACCAGGTGCGCGTGGAGGCGCGCTTCAGCGTGGCCGAGTACGACGTGGTCATCCTGAGCGCCGGCGACAGCAACGGGCTCGAGCGCTGGCTGCAAGACGAGGGCTACAACATCCCGAGCGGCGCGGCGCGCGTGCTGCGCCCCTACGTGGAGAACGGCACCAAGTTCTTCGTGGCCAAGATCGACGCCCAGCGCGTGCAGTTCGACGCCAACGGGCGCGCCATCCTGTCGCCGCTGCGCTTTCACTTCGACGACCCGCAGTTCCAGCTGCCGGTGCGCCTGGGGCTGCTCAACAGCCAGGGCGAGCAGGACCTCATCGTGCACACGCTGGGCAACGGCACGCGCTACGAGGTGGCCAACTACCCGAACGCCACCATCCCCACCAACCTGATCGTGGACCAGCAGGTGCGCGAGCACTTCGGCGCGTTCTACGAGACGCTCCTCGAGCAGACGCTCGCCCAGCACCCGGGGGCGGTGCTCACGGAGTACGCGTGGAGCGCGTCTTCGTGCGACCCGTGCCCGGGGCCCACGCTGGACGGCGGCGACATCATGACGCTGGGCGGCGACGTGATCCCCAGCGGCGGCAACGGCGACTGGGTGCTCACGCGCCTGCACTTCCGCTATGACGAGCAAATCCTCGGAGAGGACCTGGTGTTCCGCCCCGCGCCCGGCATCCGCGGCGGCAACGGCCTGCCCGACGCGAACGGCCGCTTGGCAGAGACCGGCGCCATCGAGAGCGGCAGCTGGAACAGCTTCCAGGGGCGCTACGTGCAGCTCCACCCTTGGGAGGGCGACATGGACTGCCAGAGCCCGGTGCGCGGGCAGTGGGGCTACAACAGCGGCCCCATCTCGGCGCCCAGCCGCCTGTCGGACCCCACGCTCAGCGCGGCCAGCTTGCCATCGGGTGTTGGCGTGGGCAGCGGCGGTGGCAGCTCGCCGCAGGGCTCGCGTGGCTGCGGCCGCTGCTCCCTCGGAGCGCGCGAGTCCGGCGCCCTCCCCGCGCTGCTCACCCTGGGCCTGCTCGCCGTGATCCAGGGGCGCCGGCGCCGGCGCTGA
- a CDS encoding zinc-binding dehydrogenase: protein MRAIWIPKAGKANVLELRESPDPEPKAGEVRVRVHAAGLNFAEVMARQGLYPDAPKMPFVPGYEAAGLVDAVGEGVTSVKVGDRVAALTRFGGHADCVVVPENQIFGMPASMTFEQAAALPVNYLTAYHMLFQVARIKPGDHVLIHMAAGGVGTAVLQLCKTVPDITTYGTASAGKHDYVRSHGCDHAIDYRTNDYVEEIKKLTDGRGVNLIMDALGGRDWKKGYSILRSSGQLIAFGWANMNGGEKRNLGRILKELTGLPLFSPRNFMDDNRGMSGVNLGHLWHEVDMLADQARALMVLFEQGKIMPHVDKVFPFAEAAEAHRYLEQGKNVGKVVLVP, encoded by the coding sequence ATGCGCGCGATCTGGATCCCCAAAGCTGGCAAGGCCAACGTCCTCGAGCTCCGTGAGAGCCCCGACCCCGAGCCCAAGGCCGGTGAGGTGCGCGTGCGCGTGCACGCGGCGGGCCTCAACTTCGCCGAGGTCATGGCGCGCCAGGGCCTGTACCCGGACGCGCCCAAGATGCCCTTCGTGCCGGGCTACGAAGCTGCGGGCTTGGTGGACGCCGTGGGCGAAGGCGTGACCAGCGTGAAGGTGGGCGACCGCGTGGCCGCGCTCACGCGCTTCGGCGGGCACGCGGACTGCGTGGTGGTCCCCGAGAACCAGATCTTCGGCATGCCCGCCAGCATGACCTTCGAGCAGGCCGCGGCGCTGCCCGTGAATTACCTGACCGCGTACCACATGCTGTTCCAGGTGGCGCGCATCAAGCCCGGCGACCACGTGCTCATCCACATGGCGGCGGGCGGCGTGGGCACGGCGGTGCTGCAGCTCTGCAAGACGGTACCGGACATCACCACGTATGGAACGGCCTCCGCGGGCAAGCACGACTACGTGCGCTCGCACGGCTGCGATCACGCCATCGACTACCGCACCAACGACTACGTCGAGGAGATCAAGAAGCTCACCGACGGGCGGGGCGTGAACCTGATCATGGATGCTCTCGGCGGGCGCGACTGGAAGAAGGGCTACAGCATCCTGCGCAGCTCGGGCCAGCTCATCGCGTTCGGCTGGGCCAACATGAACGGCGGCGAGAAGCGCAACCTGGGGCGCATCCTGAAGGAGCTCACGGGCCTGCCGCTGTTCTCGCCGCGCAACTTCATGGACGACAACCGCGGCATGTCGGGCGTGAACCTGGGCCACCTGTGGCACGAGGTGGACATGCTGGCCGACCAGGCGCGCGCCCTCATGGTGCTGTTCGAGCAGGGCAAGATCATGCCGCACGTGGACAAGGTGTTCCCGTTCGCCGAGGCGGCCGAGGCGCACCGCTACCTCGAGCAGGGCAAGAACGTGGGCAAGGTGGTGCTGGTGCCGTGA
- a CDS encoding zinc-binding dehydrogenase, giving the protein MTSGRIEISGRGSRRRMDFVQGPLLSPGAGEVRVRVRYAGVAYGDVMRRRGVLAPPFTFTPGYDVAGDVDAVGAGVTLLRGQRVAVLMPLTGFGGYAEHVIVPATACVPIPDAVHARDAIGLGLNAITALQTLTRVAAVSAGGSVLVHGAAGGVGCAVLDVGSHLGLRVFGTASAGKHHVVLDRGGSPIDYRTEDFVQVVRERTGGRGVDAVIDGIGGEHLVQSAKALAPGGTLVALGVSGDMGKGLAGIASGMRHALRAALQPGVRVRPYGITASPGCGPAACREDWQRLMRALAERQLRAPLIGAERALARAEQAHALLEGGSTTGKIVLRA; this is encoded by the coding sequence GTGACCAGCGGGCGCATCGAGATCAGCGGGCGCGGCTCGCGGCGGCGCATGGACTTCGTGCAGGGGCCGTTGCTGTCTCCCGGGGCGGGCGAGGTGCGCGTGCGCGTGCGCTACGCCGGCGTGGCCTATGGCGATGTCATGCGCCGGCGCGGGGTGCTGGCGCCGCCCTTCACCTTCACGCCGGGCTACGACGTGGCGGGCGACGTGGACGCCGTGGGCGCGGGCGTGACGCTGCTGCGTGGGCAGCGCGTGGCCGTGCTCATGCCGCTCACCGGCTTCGGGGGCTACGCCGAGCACGTCATCGTGCCCGCCACGGCCTGCGTGCCCATCCCCGACGCGGTCCACGCGCGGGACGCCATTGGCCTCGGGCTGAACGCCATCACGGCGCTCCAGACGCTCACGCGCGTGGCCGCTGTTTCCGCCGGGGGCAGCGTGCTGGTGCACGGCGCGGCGGGCGGCGTGGGCTGCGCGGTGCTGGACGTGGGAAGCCACCTGGGGCTGCGGGTGTTCGGCACCGCGTCGGCCGGCAAGCACCACGTGGTGCTGGACCGCGGGGGCTCCCCCATCGACTACCGCACGGAAGACTTCGTGCAGGTGGTGCGCGAACGCACCGGCGGGCGCGGCGTGGACGCGGTCATCGACGGCATCGGCGGGGAGCACTTGGTGCAGAGCGCGAAGGCCCTCGCGCCGGGCGGCACGCTGGTGGCGTTGGGCGTCTCCGGAGACATGGGCAAGGGGCTCGCCGGCATCGCGAGCGGCATGCGTCATGCGCTCCGGGCCGCGCTCCAGCCCGGTGTTCGCGTGCGCCCGTATGGCATCACGGCCAGCCCTGGCTGTGGCCCGGCCGCGTGCCGTGAAGACTGGCAGCGGCTCATGCGCGCGCTGGCCGAGCGCCAGCTGCGTGCGCCCCTCATCGGCGCCGAGCGGGCCCTCGCGCGGGCCGAGCAAGCCCACGCGCTGCTCGAAGGCGGCAGCACCACCGGCAAGATCGTGCTCCGCGCGTAA